TATTCCTTTGATCATGTCGAAAAAATGTGTAAGTTTTcatgttaatataaaatatatatattcaaagTGAGAagtataaacttttatttctCATACAATGCCTCCAACTGAAGCTATTTCTACtaacaatatttatcatGATTACTCTAAAACTTTGGGGAGAGGATAtgtaagataaaaatatttaatttttttttgttattaacaactaataaaagtttttcttaAGTAATTAgttattgtatattttatatatttttagataaatgtACGTGTCACGACAATGGATGCAGAGCTTGAATTTGCCATTCAAACATCAATTACTGGAAAACAATTGTTTGATCAAGTTGTTAAAACAATTGGCCTTCGTGAAGTATGGTACTTTGGTTTACAATATATTGATAACAAAGGTTTTCCAACAtggttaaaattaaataaaaaagttacatCTCAAGATATTGGAAAGGAACAACcactaaattttaaatttaggGCAAAATTCTTTCCAGAAGATGCATCTGAAGAGTTAATTCAAGATATAACTATTAGACTTTTTTATCTTCAAGTTAAAGATTCAATCTTGAGTGATGATATTTATTGTTCTCCGGAGTCATCTGTACTTCTTGCTTCATATGCAATGCAAGCAAAATATGGTGATTATGATAGTAGTTATCATACATCAGGTTTTCTTTCTAATGATAGGTTATTACCACAACGTGTTCTTGGTCAATTTAAACTTAATGCTGAAGATTGGGAAAAACGTATAATGGTATGGTGGGCTGATCATCGTGGAATGAGTAAAGAAACAGCAATGATGGAATACTTAAAACTTGCTCAAGATCTTGAAATGTATGGTGTTAACTTTTTtgagataaaaaataaaaaaggaaCAGAATTATATCTTGGTGTTGATGCTCTtggtttaaatatttatgataaatctGATAAGTTATCTCCACGTGTTGGTTTTCCATGGTCTGAGATAAGAAACATATCATTTAATgacaaaaaatttgttattaaacCTATTGATAAGAAAGCAAcagattttatattttacgCTCCTCGCCTTcgtattaataaaagaatctTAGCTTTATGTATGGGAAATCATGAACTTTAT
This Strongyloides ratti genome assembly S_ratti_ED321, chromosome : 2 DNA region includes the following protein-coding sequences:
- a CDS encoding Moesin/ezrin/radixin homolog 1, whose product is MPPTEAISTNNIYHDYSKTLGRGYINVRVTTMDAELEFAIQTSITGKQLFDQVVKTIGLREVWYFGLQYIDNKGFPTWLKLNKKVTSQDIGKEQPLNFKFRAKFFPEDASEELIQDITIRLFYLQVKDSILSDDIYCSPESSVLLASYAMQAKYGDYDSSYHTSGFLSNDRLLPQRVLGQFKLNAEDWEKRIMVWWADHRGMSKETAMMEYLKLAQDLEMYGVNFFEIKNKKGTELYLGVDALGLNIYDKSDKLSPRVGFPWSEIRNISFNDKKFVIKPIDKKATDFIFYAPRLRINKRILALCMGNHELYMRRRKPDTIEIQQMRSQAAEEKKLRMLELERLSKEVDARERAEQKQREAEEEIRRMVEVVNRTKEELNIMHEKYRQLEVQYDELNKAKALLEGKEREMEELNEKLLSQKQMTEEEKNMLIREIHLRETQVMEMRQIVEAKTSEANRLQTDLDAIKTPTTNSQHFIREIDEESSDAHMELIVDEGVNMSAVHNELDREAHVSIKEKLAMLTEELDPLKDKGHMTDFDLLHQENRRAGRDKYKTLRQIRGGNTKRRIDQYENM